A genomic segment from Salmo trutta chromosome 38, fSalTru1.1, whole genome shotgun sequence encodes:
- the LOC115178410 gene encoding golgin subfamily A member 6-like protein 6, translating to MAATCNKDSGPTTDSTNMRIVLLGTPGAGKSATGNTILGREVFREETGSGKCVLGKREVEGRSITVIDTPGIYNTTLTKEQLNEEMEKCISLSSPGPNVFLLVIRLERFTQEDRNALSWIQENFGEEALSYTMVLFTGREKVTRKQWEDFERTETTKQPISVCGGGYYALNSKPEVHTTQVTELLRKIEEMVERDGGEYYLEERCQEAQRKIREEQEREKRKVEINERKGKLERREEEVRRMEEVLRKSLEEVKRIEEDLMERQKELQEKREEFKKVEKRTRQEEEDKLIEKEQQKREENLQKVKEEARKQENKVNEIEEDLKLAQEHVRKIAGEVNEIEEVMKREEQRRSEQNTQEKKKIVEVMKREIDKRKREEQKREEEKKIEEERKRE from the exons ATGGCGGCAACATGCAACAAAG ACTCTGGTCCCACTACAGATTCCACCAACATGAGGATAGTTCTGCTGGGTACGCCTGGAGCAGGGAAGAGTGCAACAGGAAACACCATCCTGGGGAGAGAGGTGTTTAGAGAGGAGACTGGATCAGGGAAGTGTGTGTTGGGGaaaagagaggtggaggggaggagcaTCACTGTGATTGACACTCCTGGGATTTACAACACAacactgactaaagaacaactgAATGAGGAAATGGAaaagtgcatctctctctcttctccaggccCCAACGTGTTCCTTCTGGTTATCAGGCTGGAGAGATTCACACAGGAAGACAGGAATGCTTTGTCATGGATCCAGGAAAACTTTGGCGAGGAGGCCTTGAGTTACACCATGGTGTTATTCACCGGAAGAGAAAAAGTAACCAGGAAGCAATGGGAGGACTTTGAGAGGACTGAAACAACTAAACAACCAATCAGTGTATGTGGAGGAGGGTATTATGCTCTCAACAGTAAGCCAGAGGTCCACACCACTCAGGTCACAGAGCTGCTGAGGAAGATAGAAGAGAtggtggagagggatggaggagagtacTACCTAGAGGAGAGGTGCCAGGAGGCTCAGAGAAAGatcagagaggagcaggagagggagaagagaaaggTGGAGATAAATGAGAGGAAGGGGaaattagagaggagagaggaagaggtgaggaggatggaggaggtgtTGAGGAAGTCACTGGAGGAGGTAAAGAGGATAGAAGAAGATTtgatggagagacagaaagagttacaagaaaagagagaggagttTAAGAAAGTGGAGAAGAGAACAAGACAAGAGGAGGAGGATAAATTGATAGAAAAGGAGCagcagaagagagaagagaatctTCAAAAGGTAAAGGAAGAGGCAAGGAAGCAAGAGAACAAAGTAAATGAAATAGAGGAAGACTTGAAGCTAGCACAGGAACATGTGAGGAAGATCGCAGGAGAGGTGAACGAGATAGAGGAAGTGatgaagagagaagagcagaggaggagtgAGCAGAATACACAGGAGAAGAAGAAAATAGTGGAAGtgatgaagagagagatagacaaaaggaagagagaggagcagaagagagaggaggagaagaaaatagaagaagagaggaagagagag
- the LOC115178412 gene encoding claudin-9: protein MASTGLQLLGLLLAVMGWVGGALVCAAPLWRVSAFAGGEIVIAQVLWEGLWMTCLSQSTGQIQCKTYDSTLALPISAQVSRTLSVLSLLLCLFALLLGVAGAKCTKCLGEGAYLSKARLARVAGALFFFSGLLYLIPICWTAHAVVRDFYDPNVAAPLKRELGPALYLGWGAGILLVVGGALLNAGSSPPGVKATPTFGGGGRSNPLPVVVEEKEYV, encoded by the coding sequence ATGGCGTCCACAGGTCTACAGCTACTTGGCCTCCTGTTAGCTGTGATGGGCTGGGTGGGCGGGGCTCTCGTCTGCGCCGCCCCCTTGTGGCGAGTCTCCGCCTTCGCGGGCGGAGAGATCGTGATCGCCCAGGTTCTCTGGGAGGGGCTATGGATGACGTGTTTGTCCCAGAGTACGGGACAGATCCAGTGTAAGACTTACGACTCTACCCTGGCCCTCCCCATCTCCGCCCAGGTATCCCGTACCCTCTCCgtgctctccctcctcctctgcctcttcGCACTCCTGCTTGGCGTGGCTGGGGCTAAGTGCACCAAGTGTCTAGGGGAAGGAGCCTACTTGTCCAAGGCTAGGCTAGCCCGCGTGGCTGGGGCTCTGTTCTTCTTCTCTGGGCTGCTCTACCTGATACCCATCTGCTGGACGGCCCACGCCGTGGTCAGGGATTTTTACGATCCAAATGTCGCCGCGCCGCTGAAGAGAGAGTTAGGCCCCGCCTTGTATCTAGGCTGGGGGGCGGGAATCCTGCTGGTGGTGGGAGGGGCTCTGCTGAACGCAGGCTCCTCCCCTCCAGGGGTTAAGGCAACACCTACTTTTGGGGGAGGTGGGAGGAGTAACCCACTGCCTGTGGTGGTAGAGGAGAAGGAGTATGTCTGA